A genomic region of Pelodiscus sinensis isolate JC-2024 chromosome 1, ASM4963464v1, whole genome shotgun sequence contains the following coding sequences:
- the LOC102464006 gene encoding olfactory receptor 52D1-like, whose protein sequence is MANFNLTSSKASAFILMGIPGLEAAHIWIAIPFCVCYTIGLFGNFMVLFIVGKEQSLHKPMYLLLCFLALTDIGMSSSVIPKTLCILWFNLKDITVGGCLTQMFFLHIAIVMQSAVLGAMAFDRFVAISNPLRYTAILTNARVANLGLVCLIRAVLLVLPMPLLLSRLPFCDNRIIPHTYCEHIAVAKISCGDTTVNRTYGLVMALAVTGLDLTLIALSYGLIIRAVIRISSKKAHQKALNTCTAHLCVILVSYTSCLFSFLTQRFSQSISSQAHVTFANVYLLVPSMFNPVIYGAKTKELRAKLGKYICRR, encoded by the coding sequence ATGGCTAACTTCAACCTCACCTCTTCTAAAGCTTCTGCATTCATCCtaatgggcatccctggcctggaagcAGCCCACATCTGGATTGCCATCCCCTTCTGTGTCTGCTACACGATTGGCCTGTTTGGAAATTTCATGGTTCTCTTTATTGTAGGCAAAGAGCAGAGCCTACACAAGCCAATGTACTtgctgctctgcttcctggcGCTCACCGACATCGGCATGTCTTCCTCTGTCATCCCGAAGACACTGTGTATATTGTGGTTCAATCTGAAAGACATTACTGTGGgtggctgcctcacccagatgttcttcctgCACATTGCTATTGTGATGCAATCAGCCGTTCTTGGGGCAATGGCTTTTGATCGCTTCGTTGCCATAAGTAACCCTCTGAGATACACCGCCATCCTCACCAATGCCCGGGTAGCTAATCTGGGGCTAGTGTGTTTGATAAGAGCTGTTCTCTTGGTTTTGCCCATGCCCCTGCTCCTGAGCAGGCTGCCGTTCTGTGACAACCGCATCATCCCCCACACGTACTGTGAGCACATAGCTGTGGCAAAGATATCGTGTGGGGATACCACAGTCAATCGGACGTATGGCTTGGTGATGGCATTAGCAGTCACAGGGTTAGATCTGACACTCATTGCTTTGTCCTATGGACTGATCATCAGGGCTGTCATCAGAATCTCCTCCAAGAaagcccaccagaaagccctcaacacctgcacAGCCCACCTATGCGTGATCCTGGTATCTTACacttcctgcctcttctccttCCTGACACAGAGGTTCAGCCAGAGCATCTCTTCCCAAGCACACGTCACTTTTGCCAACGTTTATCTCCTTGTCCCTTCCATGTTCAACCCCGTCATCTATGGGGCcaaaaccaaagagcttcgtgccaaattgggtaaatacATCTGCAGAAGGTGA
- the LOC106731254 gene encoding olfactory receptor 52D1-like, whose amino-acid sequence MANFNLTSSIPSAFILMGIPGLEAAHIWIAIPFCACYTIGLLGNFMVLFIVGKEQSLHKPMYLLICFLALTDCGISTSVIPKTLCILWFNLKDITVGGCLTQMFFLHMVIVMHSAILAAMAFDRYVAISNPLRYTTILTNARVANLGLVCLIRAVLLVLPMPLLLSRLPFCDNRIIPHTYCEHIAVAKISCGDSTVNRTYGLVMAFAVTGLDLTLIALSYGLIIRAVIRISSKTAYQKALSTCTAHICVILVSYTSCLFSFVTQRFVQSIPSQAHITFANVYLLVPSMFNPIIYGVKTKELRTKVVKYVSRR is encoded by the coding sequence ATGGCTAACTTCAACCTCACTTCCTCTATACCTTCTGCATTCATCCtaatgggcatccctggcctggaagcAGCCCACATCTGGATTGCCATCCCCTTCTGTGCATGCTACACAATTGGCCTGTTGGGAAATTTCATGGTTCTCTTTATTGTAGGCAAAGAGCAGAGCCTGCACAAGCCAATGTATCTGTTGATCTGTTTCCTGGCACTTACCGACTGTGGCATTTCGACCTCTGTCATCCCAAAGACACTGTGTATATTGTGGTTCAATCTGAAAGACATTACTGTGGgtggctgcctcacccagatgtttttCCTTCACATGGTTATTGTGATGCATTCAGCCATTCTGGCGGCAATGGCTTTTGATCGCTACGTTGCCATAAGTAACCCTCTGAGATACACCACCATCCTCACCAATGCACGGGTAGCTAATCTGGGACTAGTGTGTTTGATAAGAGCTGTTCTCTTGGTTTTGCCCATGCCCCTGCTCCTGAGCAGGCTGCCGTTCTGTGACAACCGCATTATCCCTCATACGTACTGTGAGCACATAGCTGTGGCAAAGATATCGTGTGGGGACTCCACAGTCAATCGGACGTATGGCTTGGTGATGGCATTTGCAGTCACAGGGTTAGATCTGACACTCATTGCTTTGTCCTATGGACTGATCATCAGGGCTGTCATCAGAATCTCCTCCAAGACAGCCTACCAGAAAGCCTTGAGCACCTGCACAGCCCACATCTGTGTGATCCTGGTATCTTACACTTCCTGCCTTTTCTCCTTCGTGACACAAAGGTTCGTCCAGAGCATTCCTTCCCAAGCACACATCACTTTTGCCAATGTCTATCTCCTTGTCCCTTCCATGTTCAATCCCATCATTTATGGGGTGAAAACCAAAGAGCTTCGCACCAAAGTGGTTAAATATGTCAGCAGAAGGTGA
- the LOC102443511 gene encoding olfactory receptor 51G2-like, with the protein MPTCNETNTSRTIFLLAGIPGLEAVGPWISIPFCFLYLMAFLGNGLILLLIKTRKSLHQPMYLFLSMLCVTDLSLSASTLPTVLSVFLFNMREIDIDLCLAQLFFIHTFSVIESAVLLAMAFDRFVAIRHPLRYASILTNARIGNIGLLTVIRGIGLHIPAPILLKRLPYNQIQPLSYSYCLHPDVMKVACADTTPNSYYGLFTVLSTLGLDSMLIVLSYIMILNTVLSLTSWRERLKALNTCISHICVTLLFYIPLLSLTMIHRFMKNALPLSQILSTYLHFLLPPVLNPIVYCIKTKEIRKQIRKIFQDYSTKRF; encoded by the coding sequence ATGCCAACCTGCAATGAAACCAACACCAGTCGTACAATCTTCCTCCTGGCAGGCATCCCCGGGCTGGAAGCTGTCGGTCCCTGGATCTCCATCCCGTTCTGCTTCTTGTATCTCATGGCATTTTTAGGAAATGGTCTGATTCTGCTCCTGATAAAGACACGGAAGAGTCTCCATCAGCCCATGTACTTGTTCCTTTCCATGTTGTGTGTCACTGACCTCAGCTTATCTGCTTCCACCTTGCCCACAGTGCTCAGCGTCTTCCTGTTTAACATGAGAGAAATTGACATTGATCTCTGTCTGGcccaacttttctttattcacactTTTTCCGTCATAGAATCTGCTGTACTACTCGCCATGGCCTTTGACCGCTTTGTTGCAATTCGCCACCCGCTGAGATATGCTTCGATTTTAACCAATGCCAGAATAGGAAACATTGGACTGCTGACAGTAATCAGGGGTATTGGTCTGCATATCCCAGCCCCCATTCTTCTCAAGAGGTTGCCATACAACCAGATTCAACCTCTCTCCTATTCCTATTGTTTACATCCAGATGTGATGAAGGTGGCCTGTGCAGACACTACGCCCAATAGCTACTATGGCTTGTTTACAGTTCTTTCTACACTGGGCTTGGACTCCATGCTCATTGTATTGTCTTACATCATGATCCTTAACACAGTGCTGAGTCTTACATCCTGGCGTGAGCGTCTCAAGGCCCTGAACACCTGCATCTCCCACATCTGTGTCACCCTGCTATTCTACATTCCGCTGCTCAGTTTGACAATGATTCACAGGTTCATGAAAAATGCTCTTCCACTGAGTCAAATTCTTAGTACAtatctccacttcctcctcccccctgtgcTCAACCCCATTGTGTACTGCATAAAAACCAAAGAGATTCGTAAACAGATCAGGAAAATCTTTCAAGATTATTCCACTAAGAGATTCTGA